A section of the Stenotrophomonas acidaminiphila genome encodes:
- a CDS encoding TonB-dependent receptor — protein sequence MALRHRFRAPAARTSLALALLAALPALAHASGAPAAQPSTLDTVVVTASGFEQKITDAPASISVITREDLARRPYMTLLDAVRDLEGVDVGETRDKTGQGTISMRGMGADYTLILVNGRRQNNHGDIYPNNFGGNQFNHIPPLDAIERIEVIRGPMSTLYGADAMGGVINIITRRTLDSWHGSASIARTVETDDAFGDDSTVDFFVTGPLLPGVLNLSARGSWYERKASNPTYAPATDPAGGLHTRPLGFGSGGKTVDNTNKAGGITLAWMPSDNQTLSLDYDTSRQTYDNRIRINDSGVEEYPVGTVDNINSIWRASNYCSGASGANAAACRANGGTWARRADPRVGYSASQAFTRDAWALTHEGQWDIGNSFVSLARVATNNDGRTLPFTVAERERLLAMIDGTGAYAGMGLAERRALAESTFLPRPKRTLESAQYTLDAKLDVPFQAAGEHTLVVGTQVIRGDLTDGVFGTEKGTPGLKQEHDMYSLFVEDNWKVSAPLTLTAGLRYDDHKVFGDHLSPRLYGVYALGEQWTIKGGVSTGFKTPRTTDLYDGVIGFGGQGTLPFFGNPDLKPETSTSTELAVYWQHPRGHNFNATLFHNRFDDKIDSQPCGAGLALRCTSSGEYAELGYSSSSRTVNIDEVVIQGAELAGRWQISDAFGLRANYTFTDSEQKSGAEKGLPLGNSARHMANATFDWQASDRLSLFLTAEARSRRYRGVSAVTGKELYYKDYTVLHLGASFEATGWLTFNARINNLLDRDFTTYQTTFTDLNGNGIYGDVTNEVLFEDDYNNKDKARSVWLSMNLRF from the coding sequence ATGGCTCTGCGCCATCGTTTCCGCGCGCCCGCCGCGCGCACTTCCCTCGCCCTGGCCCTGCTCGCCGCGCTGCCGGCGCTGGCCCACGCCTCCGGCGCCCCCGCCGCGCAACCGTCCACGCTGGACACCGTCGTGGTCACCGCGTCCGGCTTCGAGCAGAAGATCACCGACGCGCCGGCCAGCATCTCGGTGATCACCCGCGAGGACCTGGCCAGGCGCCCCTACATGACCCTGCTGGACGCGGTGCGCGACCTGGAAGGCGTGGACGTGGGCGAGACCCGCGACAAGACCGGCCAGGGCACCATCTCCATGCGCGGCATGGGCGCGGACTACACCCTGATCCTGGTCAACGGCCGCCGCCAGAACAACCACGGCGACATCTACCCGAACAACTTTGGCGGCAACCAGTTCAACCACATCCCGCCGCTGGACGCGATCGAGCGCATCGAGGTGATCCGCGGGCCGATGTCCACGCTGTATGGCGCCGACGCCATGGGCGGGGTGATCAACATCATCACCCGGCGCACCCTCGACAGCTGGCACGGCTCGGCCAGCATCGCCCGCACCGTCGAGACCGACGACGCGTTCGGCGACGACAGCACGGTGGACTTCTTCGTCACCGGGCCGCTGCTGCCCGGGGTACTCAACCTGAGCGCGCGCGGCAGCTGGTACGAACGCAAGGCTTCCAACCCGACCTACGCACCGGCCACCGATCCGGCCGGCGGCCTGCACACCCGCCCGCTGGGCTTCGGCAGCGGCGGCAAGACCGTGGACAACACCAACAAGGCCGGCGGCATCACCCTGGCGTGGATGCCATCGGACAACCAGACCCTGTCGCTGGACTACGACACCTCGCGGCAGACCTACGACAACAGGATCAGGATCAACGACAGCGGCGTGGAGGAATACCCCGTCGGCACCGTCGACAACATCAACAGCATCTGGCGCGCCTCCAACTACTGCAGCGGCGCGAGCGGCGCCAACGCCGCCGCCTGCCGCGCCAACGGCGGCACCTGGGCGCGGCGCGCCGACCCGCGGGTCGGCTACAGCGCGTCGCAGGCGTTCACCCGCGATGCCTGGGCGCTGACCCACGAAGGCCAGTGGGACATCGGCAACAGTTTCGTCTCGCTGGCGCGGGTGGCCACCAACAACGATGGCCGCACCCTGCCGTTCACCGTGGCCGAGCGCGAACGCCTGCTGGCGATGATCGACGGCACCGGCGCATATGCCGGCATGGGCCTGGCCGAGCGCCGCGCGCTGGCCGAGTCCACCTTCCTGCCGCGCCCCAAGCGCACCCTGGAGAGCGCGCAGTACACCCTGGACGCCAAGCTTGACGTGCCGTTCCAGGCCGCCGGCGAGCACACCCTGGTGGTCGGCACGCAGGTCATCCGCGGCGATCTGACCGACGGCGTGTTCGGCACCGAGAAGGGCACGCCCGGGCTGAAGCAGGAGCACGACATGTACTCGCTGTTCGTCGAGGACAACTGGAAGGTGAGCGCGCCGCTGACCCTCACCGCGGGCCTGCGCTACGACGACCACAAGGTGTTCGGCGACCACCTGAGCCCGCGCCTGTACGGTGTCTATGCGCTGGGCGAGCAGTGGACGATCAAGGGCGGCGTCAGCACCGGCTTCAAGACCCCCAGGACCACCGACCTGTACGACGGCGTCATCGGCTTCGGCGGCCAGGGCACGCTGCCGTTCTTCGGCAACCCGGACCTGAAGCCGGAAACCAGCACCAGCACCGAGCTGGCGGTGTACTGGCAGCACCCGCGCGGCCACAACTTCAACGCCACGCTGTTCCACAACCGCTTCGACGACAAGATCGACAGCCAGCCGTGCGGCGCCGGCCTGGCCCTGCGCTGCACCAGCAGCGGCGAGTACGCCGAACTGGGCTATTCGAGCAGCAGCCGCACGGTCAACATCGACGAAGTGGTGATCCAGGGGGCCGAGCTGGCCGGGCGCTGGCAGATCAGTGATGCCTTCGGCCTGCGCGCCAACTACACCTTCACCGACAGCGAGCAGAAGAGCGGCGCGGAGAAGGGCCTGCCGCTGGGCAACAGCGCCCGGCACATGGCCAATGCCACGTTCGACTGGCAGGCCAGCGACCGCCTGAGCCTGTTCCTGACCGCCGAGGCGCGCTCCAGGCGCTACCGCGGCGTCAGTGCCGTCACCGGCAAGGAGCTGTACTACAAGGACTACACGGTGCTGCACCTGGGCGCGTCGTTCGAGGCCACCGGCTGGCTGACCTTCAACGCGCGCATCAACAACCTGCTCGACCGCGACTTCACCACCTACCAGACCACGTTCACCGACCTCAACGGCAACGGCATCTACGGCGACGTGACCAATGAGGTGCTGTTCGAGGACGACTACAACAACAAGGACAAGGCGCGCAGCGTCTGGCTGAGCATGAACCTGCGCTTCTGA
- a CDS encoding Fe2+-dependent dioxygenase yields MLLHIPNVLTPAQVAGFRARLDAAQWIDGRQTVGHLGAQAKRNEQLPEDSPLRRELGETLLLALARHPLFFSAALPLKYLPPRFNRYTGGGTYGFHVDGAVMNLSQGEQLRSDVSCTLFLNPPDEYDGGELVISDTYGEHAVKLPAGDLILYPSSSLHQVTPVTRGARLASFFWVQSMVRDDTRRRMLFELDSSIETLRQGNADAGAVLQLTGVYHNLLRQWAEV; encoded by the coding sequence ATGCTGCTGCATATCCCCAACGTGTTGACACCGGCGCAGGTCGCCGGCTTCCGCGCCCGGCTCGACGCCGCGCAGTGGATCGATGGCCGCCAGACGGTGGGCCACCTCGGCGCCCAGGCCAAGCGCAACGAGCAGTTGCCGGAAGATTCGCCGCTGCGGCGCGAGCTGGGCGAGACCCTCCTGCTGGCACTGGCCAGGCACCCGCTGTTCTTCAGCGCCGCGCTGCCGCTCAAGTACCTGCCGCCCCGCTTCAACCGCTACACCGGTGGCGGCACCTACGGCTTCCATGTCGACGGCGCGGTGATGAACCTGTCCCAAGGCGAACAGCTGCGCTCGGACGTGTCGTGCACGCTGTTCCTCAACCCGCCGGACGAGTACGACGGCGGCGAGCTGGTCATCAGCGACACCTATGGCGAGCACGCGGTGAAGCTGCCGGCCGGCGACCTGATCCTGTACCCCTCCAGCAGCCTGCACCAGGTGACGCCGGTGACCCGTGGCGCGCGGCTGGCGTCGTTCTTCTGGGTGCAGAGCATGGTCCGCGACGACACCCGGCGGCGGATGCTGTTCGAACTGGACAGCTCCATCGAGACCCTGCGCCAGGGCAACGCAGATGCCGGCGCGGTGCTGCAGCTGACCGGCGTGTACCACAACCTGCTGCGGCAATGGGCCGAGGTCTGA